In one bacterium BMS3Abin02 genomic region, the following are encoded:
- the traI_2 gene encoding multifunctional conjugation protein TraI produces the protein MLSLAKAAKDYYLRKLGEISPGEDYYLRGGTATGIWRGKGAAEMGLSGTVTADSLVRLFDGQHPGTGERLGRCLRRDGVAAWDVTFSADKSVSLLWALGDLETRQQVVSAFEEATGAAFRYLESVASSTRGATKTPVLDVNGDPIRNENDSRRFRVETWSIKTSGYVAASFTEFTSRADDPQLHTHVVVANKVKGTDGVWRTVDGRLLYRYQLAAGYLHEAVLRKELTERLGVRWQPIRNGMADIAGFTRPQIEAFSRRRHQLEEWRQEQGLPDTATARQVAVLATRSPKQDHPLADLEVEWKQRAVEVGLTPGRIVRLMGGGRDVPPADPEVLFKRLASPAGLTERASTFGRAEVVKQVAAALPEGGTRSQIESLAETFLNTSDVVPLLPGRDVEDQDPVELETSVEPATEAVSRPMRRRDGTLFPGTVARQYTTVELLATEQRTIEQAIAGIGAGRWGAPDRLVEGRLRRHRHLTEGQAEMVRRFATSSDTIDVGIGPAGTGKTAVMAVISQLAAMTGTPILGAALAGRTAAGLQAATGIPSVTLTRLIGENRDGGLPDGAIVVVDEAAMVGTRQLAAVTDLVEQAQGKLILIGDDRQLPEIEAGGLFRALVNRLPAAELTENVRQHEMWERVALTQLRNGSVDQAINAYQQHRRLIIGQDRDNTITRAVDDWYRYVAATGDLTSGLLIAYDNDTVTELNQRARTHLAASNRLHGPALETGERVFQAGDRILCRQNQSRLGILNGDLGIVVSVDPDHGTLDVQLDRDPERRDLPVWYLDQGHVDYGYAMTGHKAQGVTTDRTFTVIEGATDREWVYVAMSRGRQTNTLYLTNPQPANEQCTHLTHPDWKGDLDTLAMSLEHSRAQTAVIDHLARPPSSSTDVLEPAARGQAEHSEPDPRSPGIQLAAGS, from the coding sequence GTGTTGAGTTTGGCCAAGGCCGCCAAGGACTATTACCTGCGCAAGTTGGGGGAGATCTCCCCCGGGGAGGACTACTACCTGCGCGGTGGCACCGCCACCGGCATCTGGCGAGGGAAAGGCGCCGCCGAGATGGGCCTGTCGGGGACAGTGACCGCAGATAGTCTGGTCCGCCTGTTTGATGGTCAGCATCCCGGCACCGGTGAGCGGTTGGGACGGTGTTTGCGGAGGGATGGGGTGGCGGCGTGGGATGTGACGTTCTCGGCGGACAAGTCCGTGTCACTGCTGTGGGCTTTGGGAGATCTCGAGACCCGTCAGCAGGTGGTGTCGGCGTTCGAGGAGGCCACCGGGGCGGCGTTTCGGTATTTGGAGTCGGTCGCGTCGTCAACCAGGGGCGCTACCAAGACCCCGGTTCTCGACGTCAACGGCGACCCGATCCGCAACGAGAACGACAGTCGGAGGTTTCGGGTGGAGACCTGGTCGATCAAGACGTCAGGGTATGTGGCGGCGTCGTTCACCGAGTTCACGTCTCGTGCCGACGACCCTCAGCTGCATACTCATGTGGTGGTCGCCAACAAGGTCAAAGGGACAGATGGGGTGTGGCGGACGGTGGACGGCAGGTTGCTGTATCGGTATCAGCTGGCTGCCGGGTACCTCCACGAAGCCGTCCTACGAAAAGAACTGACCGAACGCTTGGGGGTTCGCTGGCAGCCGATCCGCAACGGGATGGCCGACATTGCCGGGTTCACCCGCCCCCAGATCGAAGCGTTCTCCCGGAGACGTCACCAACTCGAGGAGTGGCGCCAAGAACAAGGCCTGCCGGACACCGCGACGGCGCGACAGGTAGCAGTGTTGGCCACCCGCAGCCCAAAGCAGGATCATCCACTCGCCGACCTCGAGGTCGAATGGAAACAGCGGGCCGTCGAGGTGGGTCTCACCCCCGGACGGATCGTCCGGCTGATGGGTGGCGGCAGGGATGTCCCGCCGGCCGATCCCGAGGTGCTGTTCAAACGGCTTGCCTCGCCCGCCGGGCTCACCGAACGGGCCTCCACGTTCGGGCGAGCCGAAGTGGTCAAGCAGGTAGCGGCGGCCTTGCCGGAGGGGGGCACACGAAGCCAGATTGAATCCCTCGCCGAGACGTTCCTCAACACATCCGACGTTGTACCGCTCCTACCCGGACGCGACGTCGAGGATCAGGATCCGGTCGAGCTCGAAACGAGCGTCGAGCCAGCCACGGAGGCGGTGTCCCGTCCGATGCGACGTCGCGACGGCACCCTGTTCCCCGGCACCGTGGCTCGCCAGTACACGACCGTCGAACTGTTGGCCACCGAGCAGCGGACCATCGAACAGGCCATCGCCGGGATCGGTGCCGGACGATGGGGCGCACCCGACCGTCTGGTCGAAGGCAGGTTGCGACGCCACCGGCACCTCACCGAAGGACAGGCCGAGATGGTGCGACGGTTCGCCACCTCGAGCGACACTATCGACGTCGGCATCGGGCCGGCAGGAACCGGCAAAACCGCAGTCATGGCCGTGATCAGCCAGCTCGCCGCCATGACCGGCACCCCGATTCTCGGGGCGGCGCTGGCCGGCAGGACCGCCGCCGGCCTCCAAGCAGCCACTGGGATCCCGTCTGTCACCCTCACCCGACTGATAGGAGAAAACCGAGACGGTGGTCTCCCCGACGGTGCGATCGTGGTGGTCGACGAGGCAGCCATGGTAGGCACCCGCCAACTCGCCGCCGTCACCGACCTCGTAGAACAGGCGCAAGGGAAGCTGATCCTGATCGGTGACGACCGTCAGCTACCCGAGATCGAAGCCGGAGGCCTCTTTCGGGCCCTGGTCAACCGGCTCCCGGCGGCCGAGCTGACCGAGAATGTTCGTCAACACGAGATGTGGGAGCGTGTCGCCCTCACCCAACTCCGAAACGGGTCCGTCGACCAAGCGATCAACGCCTACCAACAGCATCGACGTCTGATCATCGGACAGGACCGAGACAACACGATCACACGAGCAGTGGACGACTGGTATCGCTACGTTGCAGCTACCGGTGACCTCACCTCAGGGTTGCTCATCGCCTACGACAACGACACCGTCACCGAACTCAACCAAAGGGCCCGCACCCACCTGGCCGCATCCAACCGACTCCACGGACCCGCCCTTGAAACAGGAGAACGGGTCTTCCAGGCTGGTGACCGGATCCTGTGCCGCCAAAACCAGAGTCGGCTCGGGATACTCAACGGTGACCTCGGCATCGTCGTCTCCGTCGACCCAGACCACGGCACGCTTGACGTGCAGCTCGACCGTGACCCCGAGAGAAGAGACCTGCCTGTCTGGTACCTCGATCAAGGGCACGTCGACTACGGCTACGCAATGACCGGTCACAAAGCGCAAGGCGTCACCACCGACCGCACGTTCACCGTGATCGAGGGTGCTACCGACCGGGAATGGGTCTACGTCGCCATGAGCCGCGGCCGGCAAACCAACACCCTCTACCTCACCAACCCCCAACCAGCGAACGAACAGTGCACCCACCTCACCCATCCGGATTGGAAGGGAGATCTCGACACTCTGGCAATGTCACTCGAACACAGCCGAGCCCAGACCGCCGTCATCGACCACCTCGCGCGACCGCCCTCATCGAGCACCGATGTCCTTGAGCCGGCCGCCCGAGGCCAGGCTGAACACAGCGAACCCGACCCTCGATCGCCCGGGATCCAACTCGCGGCAGGTTCGTGA
- a CDS encoding helix-turn-helix domain protein — protein MNNLDPLLSAQELANYLEVPIATIYAWRCRGEGPPGFRAGRHLRYRWADVERWIRGRISERTG, from the coding sequence ATGAACAATCTTGATCCGCTGCTCTCGGCCCAAGAACTCGCCAACTACCTCGAAGTCCCCATCGCAACGATCTACGCCTGGCGCTGTCGCGGAGAGGGCCCACCAGGGTTCCGCGCCGGCAGACACCTCCGCTACCGGTGGGCCGACGTCGAGCGTTGGATCAGAGGCCGAATCAGCGAGCGTACTGGCTGA
- a CDS encoding putative prophage phiRv2 integrase, translated as MLTDARSYNPTVSHTHKYKRDPTKSASRNNISWRAVWKDPAGQRQTKAGFPTKAAADRFLEHVTADLVSGSYTDPRRALTTFGRLAERWFRTLRDKSPNTIAGYRSLLDVHVLPRWGVVPLGDIDNLGLSEWLAELPLSLSRRRQAFRVVTAVLRLAIRNSYIAKNPAEGITLPEPPKRDRYLTPFEVARLADALTPVYDALVLVMAFGGLRWGEAVALRRRDIDIQRGRLMVSRSLVEKPGGGFMFKGTKTDRARTAAVPPGVVDRLVRHLSGISDDPEDLVFTSREGRPLRRSNFNRRYWKPALDVAGLENVTPHDLRHTSVAFLIAAGAPALQIQIHAGHSSAKVTLDRYGHLFPDAFDTTRGLLENLYREGTAELEAR; from the coding sequence GTGCTCACAGATGCTCGCTCGTACAATCCGACCGTGAGCCACACGCACAAGTACAAGCGGGATCCCACGAAGAGCGCCAGCCGCAACAACATCTCCTGGCGAGCGGTCTGGAAGGATCCAGCCGGGCAGCGGCAGACGAAGGCCGGCTTTCCGACCAAGGCAGCGGCGGATCGGTTTCTAGAGCACGTCACCGCCGATCTGGTTAGCGGCTCCTACACCGACCCGCGACGAGCGCTCACTACTTTCGGGAGGCTGGCAGAGAGATGGTTCCGTACTCTCCGGGACAAGTCGCCGAACACGATCGCCGGCTACCGCTCGTTGTTGGACGTCCACGTGCTGCCGCGATGGGGTGTGGTACCCCTCGGCGACATTGACAACCTCGGACTATCAGAGTGGCTGGCTGAGCTTCCCTTGTCGCTGTCGCGGCGCCGCCAGGCGTTCAGGGTCGTCACTGCGGTCCTCCGATTGGCAATTAGGAACAGCTACATAGCCAAGAACCCTGCGGAAGGGATCACACTTCCTGAACCTCCCAAGCGAGACCGATACCTCACTCCTTTCGAGGTGGCACGATTGGCCGACGCGCTGACTCCTGTGTACGACGCCCTGGTGCTGGTCATGGCGTTCGGCGGGCTGCGGTGGGGAGAAGCCGTGGCGTTGCGTCGCCGCGACATCGATATCCAGCGGGGACGTCTGATGGTGTCCCGTTCGCTCGTCGAGAAGCCGGGTGGCGGATTCATGTTCAAGGGGACGAAGACAGATCGGGCCCGAACGGCTGCGGTGCCTCCGGGGGTCGTCGATCGATTGGTGAGACACTTGTCGGGCATCTCAGATGATCCGGAGGACTTGGTCTTCACGTCCAGGGAGGGCCGGCCCTTGCGCCGTTCAAACTTCAATCGCCGGTACTGGAAGCCCGCCCTAGACGTGGCTGGCCTAGAGAATGTCACCCCTCACGACCTTCGACATACTTCCGTCGCGTTCCTGATCGCTGCAGGAGCACCCGCCCTGCAGATCCAGATCCATGCCGGCCACAGTTCTGCGAAAGTCACACTTGATCGCTACGGGCACCTCTTTCCCGACGCCTTCGACACAACCAGGGGCCTGCTCGAGAATCTGTACAGGGAGGGCACTGCCGAACTCGAGGCCAGATAG
- the bfmBAB_2 gene encoding 2-oxoisovalerate dehydrogenase subunit beta yields the protein MEVVAELQDNHKTLGLTDEQVVKMYRGILLARRLDERIWALNRQGRAAFIVSASGQEGSQVPPVMAMNPDIDWALPYYRDLGTVLAWGLTPEQVLLGVMAKAGDPSSGGRQMPAHWSLRERRIFSHSSPIATQYPHAAGIAKVVQRDGTGAIVFVSGGEGSTSEGDWHEMMNFAGIHGLPLIVLIENNQYAISVPEREEVGGNIAARAAGYGVHGVVVDGNDPLAMYKVTKDAVDRARRGDGSTLIEARTYRYYAHTSDDDDTLYRSREEVEMWKRRDPLGKLRQYLIEARLLSDEDDERMEAEIALEIRQAVDKVEAAAEPDDPFSTVYLNPITPTQPAVAPEPPIEGEETNLISAINLTLHEIMARHPDTVVFGEDVADPKGGVFKATRGLEVAFGNDRSFNMPLAESLIVGLGVGMAAAGKKPLVEIEFADFIHPAFDQIVSEVARIHYRTKGRWQCPMVIRAPYGGGIRGALYHSQSIEAFYTHVPGLKVVIPSTPADAKGLLWSAVEDPDPVMFLEPKKLYRLATGPFPPGEYRVPLGKAAIRRAGTDLTILAYGTMALYALEAADQLAEQGVSAEIIDLRTLKPLDWPTIEASIEKTARVLIVHEDNEFGGYGAELAAQIVDKAFEHLDAPVRRYASPDVPTFPFNAKLEAMVMPNAAGIVEHALELSKY from the coding sequence GTGGAAGTCGTGGCCGAGCTACAGGACAACCACAAGACCTTGGGCTTAACCGACGAGCAGGTCGTCAAAATGTATCGGGGAATCCTGCTCGCCCGAAGACTCGACGAGCGGATCTGGGCACTGAACCGCCAGGGACGGGCCGCCTTCATCGTTTCCGCTTCCGGGCAGGAGGGATCACAGGTTCCTCCAGTGATGGCGATGAACCCCGACATCGACTGGGCCCTCCCGTACTACCGGGACCTCGGCACCGTGCTCGCATGGGGCTTGACGCCCGAACAGGTGCTTCTCGGTGTCATGGCCAAAGCCGGCGACCCCTCGAGCGGAGGCCGGCAAATGCCGGCGCACTGGTCCCTACGCGAGCGTCGTATCTTCTCCCACTCCTCACCCATCGCGACGCAGTACCCGCATGCTGCAGGCATCGCCAAGGTGGTCCAGCGAGACGGCACCGGAGCGATCGTGTTCGTGTCCGGCGGCGAAGGCTCCACGTCTGAAGGCGACTGGCACGAAATGATGAACTTCGCCGGGATCCACGGCCTGCCGCTGATCGTCCTCATCGAAAACAACCAATACGCCATCTCCGTGCCCGAACGAGAGGAAGTCGGGGGGAACATCGCAGCCAGAGCGGCCGGATACGGTGTGCACGGAGTCGTCGTCGACGGCAACGATCCCCTCGCGATGTACAAAGTCACCAAAGACGCCGTGGATCGTGCTCGTCGGGGTGACGGGTCGACCCTGATCGAAGCCAGAACATATCGTTACTACGCGCACACGTCCGACGACGACGACACCCTTTACCGCAGTCGCGAAGAAGTCGAGATGTGGAAGCGACGCGACCCACTCGGCAAACTCCGGCAATATCTCATCGAGGCCCGCCTGCTGAGCGACGAGGACGACGAGCGCATGGAGGCCGAGATCGCCCTGGAGATCAGACAGGCCGTCGACAAGGTCGAAGCTGCTGCAGAACCCGACGATCCGTTCTCGACGGTGTACCTCAATCCGATCACTCCGACGCAGCCGGCCGTGGCACCCGAACCGCCAATCGAAGGCGAGGAGACCAATCTCATCTCGGCCATCAATCTCACGCTGCATGAGATCATGGCGCGCCATCCGGACACAGTGGTCTTCGGTGAGGACGTCGCCGACCCGAAGGGTGGCGTGTTCAAGGCCACACGGGGGCTCGAGGTCGCCTTCGGAAACGACCGCAGTTTCAACATGCCGCTCGCCGAATCTCTGATCGTCGGTCTCGGCGTCGGCATGGCAGCGGCCGGAAAGAAGCCGCTCGTCGAGATCGAGTTCGCAGACTTCATCCATCCTGCCTTCGACCAGATCGTCTCGGAAGTCGCCCGCATCCACTACCGCACCAAAGGCAGGTGGCAATGTCCGATGGTGATCCGTGCGCCATACGGCGGCGGCATCCGCGGTGCCCTCTACCACTCGCAATCGATCGAGGCGTTCTACACGCACGTTCCCGGGCTGAAGGTGGTCATCCCATCGACACCGGCGGACGCCAAAGGCCTGCTCTGGTCTGCGGTCGAGGATCCGGATCCGGTGATGTTCCTCGAACCGAAGAAGCTATATCGGCTGGCGACGGGTCCGTTCCCTCCCGGGGAGTATCGCGTCCCGCTCGGCAAGGCCGCTATTCGCAGGGCGGGCACCGATCTCACGATCCTCGCCTACGGGACCATGGCGCTGTACGCCCTCGAGGCCGCAGATCAGCTCGCAGAGCAGGGCGTCTCTGCCGAGATCATCGACCTGAGGACGCTGAAACCCCTCGACTGGCCGACGATCGAGGCCTCCATCGAGAAGACCGCACGGGTACTCATCGTGCATGAGGACAACGAGTTCGGTGGCTATGGGGCCGAGCTCGCGGCACAGATCGTCGACAAGGCGTTCGAGCACCTGGATGCGCCGGTCCGCCGCTACGCCAGCCCCGATGTGCCGACGTTCCCGTTCAATGCGAAACTCGAGGCGATGGTCATGCCCAACGCGGCCGGCATCGTCGAACACGCCTTGGAGCTGTCCAAGTACTGA
- the argS gene encoding arginine--tRNA ligase, protein MSLLARLSETVGDAFEAAGVDRSYGTVVVSKRPDLGQFQCTGALAAARSVGRNPREIAQTVINALTATEMFAAVSIAGPGFINLTLTDAAITAVTQAAVDDERCGCTLVERPVRYIVDFGGPTVAKAMHVGHLRSTIIGDSLQRLLRFLGHDVTSDIHMGDWGTQMGMLIIEVERRYPDLPYFDASFSGPYPTESPVTLDDLHEMYPTVAARVAEDEAEAERARRATTELQNGRPGYRALWQHFANVSISAQRADFEALGVKFDLWYGESTVHDRIAPLLERIKSSGRAVISDGALVVPVAEEGDQMDIPPMLLTKSDGSYLYTTTDLATLDQRITELKAEDILYVVDARQALHFIQVFRAARLTGIVPDDVALEHIAFGTMNGTNGKPFKTREGGVLKLKDLIAMVTDAALARLAEARIAESYPDEERAAIAKAVGLAALKFGDLSNHRTSNYVFDLDRFSSFEGKTGPYLLYGAVRIRSILRKAAEHAFLPGPITDPATDVERDLMLFLARLPDSLARAAELRAPNHIAEFAYDLTTRFNRFYEQCHILSEQDPKRRGSWLSLVAVTLRELILTLDLLGISVPERM, encoded by the coding sequence ATGTCTCTGCTCGCGCGTCTCTCAGAAACCGTCGGTGACGCCTTCGAAGCCGCCGGAGTGGACCGTTCCTATGGGACCGTGGTCGTCTCCAAACGCCCCGACCTGGGCCAATTCCAATGCACCGGCGCCCTGGCGGCTGCCCGCAGCGTCGGCAGAAACCCACGCGAGATCGCCCAGACCGTCATCAATGCCCTCACAGCCACGGAGATGTTCGCCGCAGTGTCGATCGCCGGGCCCGGATTCATCAACCTGACACTGACCGATGCTGCAATCACAGCGGTGACCCAGGCGGCCGTGGATGACGAGCGGTGCGGATGCACCCTGGTGGAGCGTCCCGTCCGTTACATCGTCGACTTTGGTGGTCCCACCGTTGCAAAGGCGATGCACGTCGGTCACCTTCGGTCCACGATCATCGGCGACTCTCTCCAGCGCCTCCTTCGATTCCTCGGTCACGACGTCACCAGCGATATCCATATGGGCGACTGGGGAACACAGATGGGAATGCTGATCATCGAGGTGGAGCGCCGATACCCGGACCTTCCCTACTTCGACGCATCCTTCAGTGGCCCCTACCCGACCGAGTCGCCCGTGACCCTCGATGACCTTCACGAGATGTATCCGACAGTGGCGGCGCGCGTCGCAGAAGACGAAGCCGAAGCGGAGCGTGCTCGCCGGGCAACCACCGAGCTGCAGAACGGGCGGCCCGGCTATCGGGCACTTTGGCAACATTTCGCGAATGTCTCCATCAGCGCACAACGTGCCGACTTCGAGGCCCTGGGAGTGAAGTTCGACCTGTGGTACGGCGAGAGCACCGTCCACGATCGAATCGCACCGCTACTCGAACGCATCAAGTCGTCCGGTCGCGCCGTGATAAGTGACGGTGCTCTCGTGGTGCCGGTCGCAGAGGAGGGCGACCAGATGGACATCCCTCCCATGCTCCTGACGAAGTCCGACGGTTCCTACCTATACACCACGACCGACCTCGCCACGCTCGACCAGCGGATCACCGAGCTGAAGGCTGAAGACATCCTCTATGTCGTCGACGCGAGGCAGGCCCTGCATTTCATCCAGGTGTTCCGGGCTGCGAGGCTCACAGGAATCGTTCCCGACGACGTGGCCCTCGAGCACATCGCCTTCGGCACGATGAACGGCACCAACGGCAAGCCGTTCAAGACACGAGAAGGTGGGGTCCTCAAACTCAAGGATCTCATCGCGATGGTGACCGATGCCGCCCTCGCGCGCCTCGCCGAGGCGCGCATCGCGGAGAGCTACCCGGATGAGGAACGCGCAGCGATCGCGAAGGCAGTCGGCCTCGCCGCACTGAAGTTCGGCGACCTGAGCAACCACCGCACCTCCAACTACGTCTTCGATCTGGACCGGTTCAGCTCGTTCGAGGGGAAGACCGGGCCGTATCTGCTGTACGGTGCGGTCAGGATCAGGTCGATCCTTCGCAAGGCCGCCGAGCACGCGTTCCTTCCCGGGCCGATCACGGATCCTGCCACCGACGTCGAGCGCGACCTGATGCTCTTCCTGGCTCGCCTGCCCGACTCGCTCGCGAGGGCAGCCGAGTTGCGGGCGCCGAACCACATCGCCGAGTTCGCCTACGATCTCACCACTCGCTTCAACCGTTTCTACGAGCAGTGCCACATCCTCAGTGAGCAGGACCCCAAGCGCCGCGGTTCCTGGCTGAGTCTGGTCGCCGTAACCCTTCGGGAGCTCATCCTCACGCTCGACCTTCTCGGCATCTCGGTTCCGGAGCGAATGTAG
- a CDS encoding acetyltransferase (GNAT) family protein produces the protein MEIRIRAAVASDKEAIAAFTQTTFTWGDYVADEFDRWLDDPRGQTAVAVGPDDIPIAMARWSLLSPTEVWGQGARVHPDHRRKGISSRLTEACEQWARERGALVLRLVTEDWNTAAQAQVTRSGFRNVCKWTMWERTIGNAAPSVAGNGGSRVPSDERLTLAGAPEAGPAYLAWSVGAIAAASHGFITERWTWRRMHVQDLVAAARRRALWVCPAGWLIGEVDDDRPDTFWVSWLMAAPDDAHRLLRAAIDRASSEAAERIVFLLPKVAWLDQAARRAGLDAAHNLLVYERPIT, from the coding sequence GTGGAAATCAGGATTCGTGCCGCCGTTGCCTCCGACAAGGAAGCCATTGCAGCGTTCACACAGACCACGTTCACCTGGGGCGACTATGTGGCCGACGAGTTCGATCGGTGGCTGGACGATCCGCGAGGCCAGACGGCCGTTGCCGTCGGTCCGGATGACATACCCATCGCCATGGCGCGATGGAGCCTGCTTTCTCCCACCGAGGTGTGGGGCCAGGGAGCGAGGGTGCATCCCGACCACCGCAGAAAGGGGATCTCGTCTCGCCTCACCGAGGCCTGCGAGCAGTGGGCGAGAGAGCGGGGCGCCCTGGTCCTGCGACTCGTCACCGAAGATTGGAACACCGCCGCTCAGGCCCAGGTGACACGATCGGGATTCCGGAACGTGTGCAAGTGGACGATGTGGGAACGCACCATCGGCAATGCCGCGCCGAGCGTCGCCGGCAACGGAGGCAGTCGCGTTCCGTCCGACGAGCGCCTCACGCTTGCAGGCGCACCGGAGGCCGGACCGGCCTACCTTGCATGGTCTGTCGGAGCGATCGCGGCCGCGAGCCACGGGTTCATCACCGAACGCTGGACCTGGCGCCGCATGCACGTGCAAGACCTCGTCGCCGCGGCCCGGCGGCGGGCGCTGTGGGTCTGCCCGGCAGGATGGCTCATCGGTGAGGTCGACGACGACCGGCCGGATACGTTCTGGGTTTCGTGGTTGATGGCCGCCCCCGATGATGCGCATCGGCTCCTCCGGGCGGCAATCGACAGGGCATCGTCGGAGGCCGCCGAGCGAATCGTGTTCCTCCTGCCGAAGGTGGCCTGGTTGGATCAGGCGGCGAGAAGGGCCGGTCTCGACGCGGCCCACAACCTTCTCGTCTACGAACGCCCCATCACCTGA
- the echA8_3 gene encoding putative enoyl-CoA hydratase echA8, translated as MPVGYEQTGQIVVITIDRPHRRNAINRETADALLDAWRRFDADDTAAVGILTGAGGHFSAGADLTDFDLFDRPEGFLGFTRLEVTKPTVAAVDGFCVAGGLEMALWCDLRVAGEDAVFGCFERRWGVPLVDGGTQRLPRLIGVGRALDMILTGRSVAADEAHRMGLVDRVTPAGNHLDAAIRLANEIASFPQVTVRSDRAALLGGFGMPLADGLDLERRLGVEALGTAAEGAARFRSERADRHKESAE; from the coding sequence ATGCCGGTCGGCTACGAACAAACAGGACAAATCGTGGTCATCACGATCGACCGTCCGCATCGACGCAATGCCATCAACCGAGAAACCGCCGATGCGCTCCTCGACGCGTGGCGGCGCTTCGATGCCGACGACACCGCCGCAGTCGGGATCCTCACGGGCGCCGGTGGCCACTTCTCCGCCGGAGCCGACCTCACGGACTTCGACCTCTTCGACCGGCCCGAGGGATTCCTTGGATTCACCCGGCTCGAAGTCACGAAACCGACGGTCGCCGCCGTCGATGGATTCTGTGTGGCCGGAGGATTGGAGATGGCCTTGTGGTGCGATCTCCGCGTTGCGGGCGAAGACGCAGTCTTCGGTTGCTTCGAGCGGCGGTGGGGGGTGCCACTCGTCGATGGTGGCACTCAGCGTCTCCCTCGGCTGATCGGCGTCGGGCGCGCCCTCGACATGATCCTCACGGGACGGTCGGTTGCCGCAGACGAGGCGCACCGAATGGGCCTGGTCGATCGCGTCACACCCGCAGGAAACCATCTCGACGCAGCAATCCGACTCGCCAACGAGATCGCCTCGTTCCCGCAAGTGACAGTCCGCTCTGATCGTGCCGCACTCCTCGGAGGATTCGGGATGCCTCTTGCAGATGGCCTCGATCTCGAGCGCCGACTCGGCGTCGAGGCGCTGGGCACCGCAGCCGAAGGGGCAGCCCGCTTCCGATCAGAACGCGCCGATCGACATAAGGAGTCCGCTGAGTGA
- the dapC gene encoding putative N-succinyldiaminopimelate aminotransferase DapC produces MQTARRLQAFGQTIFTEISRLALDHDAVNLGQGFPNFDGPDFVKDAAITAIRDGRNQYAPLSGVSRLRSAIADRFSRRTGIHVDPDRHVTVTSGCTEALTSAFLGLVDAGDEVVLIEPFYDSYPADLALAGATPRFVTLRPPDFALEEMALRAAFSPKTRAILLNTPHNPTGRVFSRPELETVASLCKEFDAIAITDEVYEDLVFEGTHISLAQLEGMWERTITLSSLGKTFSLTGWKVGWAVGPDQLTAGLRAAHQFVTFATATPLQHAAATALRAPDAFYSDLVADYRRRRDLLTGGLVRLGFEVFVPEGTYFILADHTRFGFSDDVAFARHLVAEVGVAVIPPSAFYHRREDGSSLVRFAFCKDEATIEEALHRMASLR; encoded by the coding sequence ATGCAGACTGCACGACGTCTTCAGGCCTTCGGCCAGACGATCTTCACCGAGATAAGCCGTCTGGCACTCGACCACGATGCCGTGAACCTGGGGCAGGGGTTCCCCAACTTCGACGGTCCGGACTTCGTCAAAGACGCTGCGATCACGGCTATTCGCGACGGTCGGAACCAGTACGCGCCGCTCTCCGGAGTATCTCGCCTCCGCAGTGCCATCGCCGACCGTTTCTCGCGCAGAACCGGGATCCACGTCGATCCCGACCGGCACGTCACGGTGACTTCCGGCTGCACCGAGGCGCTCACGTCTGCGTTCCTGGGCCTGGTGGACGCCGGCGACGAAGTCGTGTTGATCGAACCGTTCTATGACTCCTACCCCGCAGACCTGGCACTCGCAGGCGCAACTCCCCGGTTCGTAACCCTGCGGCCTCCGGATTTCGCTCTGGAGGAGATGGCTCTGCGTGCCGCCTTCAGTCCCAAGACGCGCGCCATTCTGCTCAACACGCCTCACAATCCGACCGGGAGGGTGTTCTCGCGGCCAGAACTCGAAACCGTCGCTTCGCTCTGCAAAGAGTTCGATGCAATCGCCATCACCGACGAGGTCTATGAAGATCTCGTGTTCGAGGGCACCCACATCTCGCTCGCTCAGCTCGAGGGCATGTGGGAACGCACGATCACACTTTCGTCTCTCGGCAAGACGTTCTCGCTGACCGGATGGAAGGTCGGCTGGGCCGTCGGCCCGGACCAGCTGACCGCCGGCTTGAGGGCTGCCCACCAGTTCGTGACCTTCGCGACGGCCACACCGCTGCAACACGCGGCGGCCACAGCCCTGAGGGCGCCCGATGCGTTCTACTCCGACCTCGTCGCCGACTATCGACGGCGCCGCGATCTTCTCACCGGCGGCCTTGTCCGCCTGGGATTCGAGGTGTTCGTGCCAGAGGGCACGTATTTCATACTCGCCGACCACACCCGCTTCGGGTTCTCGGATGACGTGGCGTTCGCCCGGCATCTGGTCGCCGAGGTCGGCGTCGCGGTGATCCCGCCGAGCGCTTTCTACCACCGGCGCGAGGACGGTTCCTCACTGGTACGTTTCGCCTTCTGCAAAGACGAAGCCACGATCGAGGAGGCGCTCCACAGGATGGCTTCGCTCAGATGA